The Thermodesulfovibrio sp. 3462-1 genome contains the following window.
TTTTCTGCCTCCCATATAATTTTTTCAATAAATCTGGATCTCTCATTTCTATCATTTTTTATGTAGCAAAGATGAACCTCTTCAGCACCATCTATTAAAAGTGAAAAATAGTAATAAATAAGTTTTTCTCTATCATGATAAGTAGGCAAACCAAGAATCTTTTTTACTTTATAAGGCATCAAATAATCTTCTGAAAGCGGAGGGAAAATCCCCTCATTTAAATCAAGAAATATAATTTTTTTAAATTTAATGTTTCTAGTCTCAAGAAACCCCAGTATCTGTAAGCCTTTAAGAGGTGTACCGGGAAGGGGAACATTTCCAAACATAATAAGATTTTTAAAAAAGTTGAAATATGACGCTAAATGCTCAAATTGAAAATTCTTTATCAAAGAGTTGAGAATTTTATCAAATTGAGCGATAAAAGCCTCAACATAGGGATAAAATAAAGGATGAAATCTTGCTGTAGTTTTCTCATAAACAAAAATAAGCACATCTCTACAGTTCTTTATAAATTCTTCAATATTTTTAACGGATGTAAACTTTTTTATTGTGTTGTTATGAATCATTTCAATGTGATGTCTTATATCATCTACTGTAAGATTGAAATCCTTTAAGTTTGAAGCTACTGCTACTGGTATTTCTTTCTCAATCCATTCAAGCTCAACAAAGGTAATTTCTTTAGATATTAACAAATTCTCCATTTCATGAAAAATAATTCTGCTCAATTCAGCACTGTTTTTAATAAGAACATTTTTTGTATATGGATGAAGTATAAATTTCAGATACAAAGGAGTATAAAACTGATTATTATTTTCAATGGAATTTACAACTTCAAAGAGATTAATAAAAAATCCATAAATTGGGGTTCTGTTCAGTGGATAGCCCATTGATATGTTATAATTTTCCTCCTTCAAAAAGGGGATACCCTGTCTTAAAAGAGGAAAAAGTGTGTCAGATTTTGGTAGAACTATAACTGTTTTTTCATCAATCGCTGATTTTTCCATAATTCTACCCACTACCTTTACCTCTGCATGCGTATCAGGGCAACTGTAAAGATTTATTTTACTGAAAAGTTTTTCATTAAATTCAGGTTCTTTCTGAAAAATAAAATAAAAGTTTTTGCTCTTAGATAGCTTTTCAAGAATTCTTTTTTCAGAGGCTGTAAAAGCAAAAAAACCAGCATAAATCAAATTTTTAAATTCCAGATCTTGCAAATTCACAGAATCAGCCACTTTTCTATATCTTAATGCTCTGGTTGACAGATGCTTTCGGATCAATTCTTCATAAAAATTCTCATAAACCACTGAAAGAAATCTTAATTTTTCCTGGGATTTTATCGGAATATCAATTAGAGTCTCCACTTCTTTAAGCTTATTTATATGAATTTCTTCAATGTAAAGTTCTTCAAAAAGGTTAAAAAGTTTGAAACCAAAG
Protein-coding sequences here:
- a CDS encoding PD-(D/E)XK nuclease family protein codes for the protein MIDKLNFLKEEQIIAIDSAEDIIQKIVDIIYSDGYDYSANFIVFPGKRPSHYLKKVLAQKIRQSFIPPKVFSADEFVELLFRKTSNASPIETIEAVGIIYEICLKHNLLSPFFKKFDNFISFGFKLFNLFEELYIEEIHINKLKEVETLIDIPIKSQEKLRFLSVVYENFYEELIRKHLSTRALRYRKVADSVNLQDLEFKNLIYAGFFAFTASEKRILEKLSKSKNFYFIFQKEPEFNEKLFSKINLYSCPDTHAEVKVVGRIMEKSAIDEKTVIVLPKSDTLFPLLRQGIPFLKEENYNISMGYPLNRTPIYGFFINLFEVVNSIENNNQFYTPLYLKFILHPYTKNVLIKNSAELSRIIFHEMENLLISKEITFVELEWIEKEIPVAVASNLKDFNLTVDDIRHHIEMIHNNTIKKFTSVKNIEEFIKNCRDVLIFVYEKTTARFHPLFYPYVEAFIAQFDKILNSLIKNFQFEHLASYFNFFKNLIMFGNVPLPGTPLKGLQILGFLETRNIKFKKIIFLDLNEGIFPPLSEDYLMPYKVKKILGLPTYHDREKLIYYYFSLLIDGAEEVHLCYIKNDRNERSRFIEKIIWEAEKSISRRIDISVKSLSWAVNLTTRKPAEIYKSEETMEVINNLCFSPSAIDDYLDCGLKFYYSYVLKLKKKKELSAELEHSDIGTIVHESLKEYFKLRKNKKLNPDDFGNDIEFIVRDIFLKKYGSKITGRAYLIKLQILQRLFQLIEYYKKLSKNHRLKILEVEELVEECIFNVNFNYRIDLVESIDESISIVDYKISGTEQHYKIKFDKLDIADRESWHKYIGSLQIPLYILLYAKKHKLNVFDLKGCYFLLGKALLIDDTMRFDPLNQNDRKECLKIVSTVIEKLINEIKDKNIPFLPAFDFKSKCRLCDYQPICGTLTVPSKTSSAGPVI